From Hydra vulgaris chromosome 15, alternate assembly HydraT2T_AEP, one genomic window encodes:
- the LOC136091513 gene encoding uncharacterized protein LOC136091513 isoform X2, with translation MLYAIVAFGEENTTDYLPLIWLVNAISQNILSIISSRKSTDFYWPRWTNVKKIDFAKSMCQEPEVGWLRFSGRILSTADTESEAKEKCRYAEDTSNVDEIYQKNLNSQSFEENQGNPSEKKNEDTSRLFNEEFDEQIEKRKKKTAKENTKVKKFDNLNKSMNHTITKPVAPSFLTSQCCSTSDDVDLRISSSLPNLSVNFHETNQRNANASSILSLTELNVAESSGLEQIKDTQKIHSKMIQHILLNLNIEGGTDSPELPEGLQFPATTIEELDKAQEILTDVNAQKILVRILVENGRHDISEFIKRNMTYLIGNTLARQLNMTGQKNKRGFIKTLLYKVLFASVKKNISTRECTKKQLEEVLSKWFGNSRDRGEGRRRRLEIGNNTDENLINF, from the exons ATGTTGTATGCAATTGTTGCTTTTGGCGAAGAAAACACTACTGACTACTTGCCACTTATTTGGTTAGTGAATGCAataagtcaaaatattttatcaataatttccTCTAGAAAATCAACTGATTTTTATTGGCCTCGATggacaaatgtaaaaaaaatagactTTGCTAAATCAATGTGTCAAGAACCTGAGGTGGGATGGCTTAGGTTTTCAGGAAGAATTTTGTCAACTGCAG ATACAGAATctgaagcaaaagaaaaatgCAGATATGCAGAAGATACTTCAAATGTTGATGAAATATATCAGAAAAACCTAAATAG cCAGTCCTTTGAAGAAAATCAAGGAAACCCTTCTGAGAAAA aaaatgaagATACGTCAAGACtatttaatgaagaatttgATGAACAAATTgagaaaaggaaaaagaaaacaGCAAAAGA aaatactaAAGTCAAAAAGTTTGATAACCTTAACAAATCTATGAATCATACAATTACCAAGCCAGTTGCTCCATCTTtcttaa CTTCCCAATGTTGTTCAACTTCAGATGATGTTGACCTTCGTATAAGTTCATCTTTACCAA atctaTCTGTGAACTTTCATGAAACCAATCAAAGAAATGCCAATGCTTCATCAATACTATCGTTGACTGAATTGAATGTAGCAGAATCTTCAG GATTGGAACAAATTAAAGATACTCAAAAGATTCACTCTAAAATGATACAACATATATTGctaaatttaaacattgaaGGGGGCACAGATTCACCTGAGCTACCGGAAGGTTTACAATTTCCAGCAACTACAATTGAAGAACTGGATAAGGCCCAAGAAATATTAACTGATGTTAATGCTCAAAAGATTTTG gTTCGTATTCTTGTTGAAAATGGTAGACATGATATTTCTGAATTTATTAAGCGTAACATGACATATCTTATTGGTAATACTTTGGCCAGACAACTAAATATGACTGGCCAAAAAAACAAGCGTGGCTTCATTAAAACTCTTTTGTACAAAGTTCTTTTTG CTTCtgtaaaaaagaatatatctaCAAGGGAGTGTACCAAAAAACAGCTTGAGGAAGTCCTTTCAAAATGGTTTGGTAATTCCCGTGACAGAGGTGAAGGTCGCAGACGACGTTTGGAAATAGGAAATAATACAGacgaaaatttaataaatttttga
- the LOC136091513 gene encoding uncharacterized protein LOC136091513 isoform X1: MLYAIVAFGEENTTDYLPLIWLVNAISQNILSIISSRKSTDFYWPRWTNVKKIDFAKSMCQEPEVGWLRFSGRILSTADTESEAKEKCRYAEDTSNVDEIYQKNLNSQSFEENQGNPSEKKNEDTSRLFNEEFDEQIEKRKKKTAKENTKVKKFDNLNKSMNHTITKPVAPSFLTSQCCSTSDDVDLRISSSLPNLSVNFHETNQRNANASSILSLTELNVAESSGIFKAIFKGLEQIKDTQKIHSKMIQHILLNLNIEGGTDSPELPEGLQFPATTIEELDKAQEILTDVNAQKILVRILVENGRHDISEFIKRNMTYLIGNTLARQLNMTGQKNKRGFIKTLLYKVLFASVKKNISTRECTKKQLEEVLSKWFGNSRDRGEGRRRRLEIGNNTDENLINF; encoded by the exons ATGTTGTATGCAATTGTTGCTTTTGGCGAAGAAAACACTACTGACTACTTGCCACTTATTTGGTTAGTGAATGCAataagtcaaaatattttatcaataatttccTCTAGAAAATCAACTGATTTTTATTGGCCTCGATggacaaatgtaaaaaaaatagactTTGCTAAATCAATGTGTCAAGAACCTGAGGTGGGATGGCTTAGGTTTTCAGGAAGAATTTTGTCAACTGCAG ATACAGAATctgaagcaaaagaaaaatgCAGATATGCAGAAGATACTTCAAATGTTGATGAAATATATCAGAAAAACCTAAATAG cCAGTCCTTTGAAGAAAATCAAGGAAACCCTTCTGAGAAAA aaaatgaagATACGTCAAGACtatttaatgaagaatttgATGAACAAATTgagaaaaggaaaaagaaaacaGCAAAAGA aaatactaAAGTCAAAAAGTTTGATAACCTTAACAAATCTATGAATCATACAATTACCAAGCCAGTTGCTCCATCTTtcttaa CTTCCCAATGTTGTTCAACTTCAGATGATGTTGACCTTCGTATAAGTTCATCTTTACCAA atctaTCTGTGAACTTTCATGAAACCAATCAAAGAAATGCCAATGCTTCATCAATACTATCGTTGACTGAATTGAATGTAGCAGAATCTTCAG gaATCTTTAAAGCCATTTTTAAAGGATTGGAACAAATTAAAGATACTCAAAAGATTCACTCTAAAATGATACAACATATATTGctaaatttaaacattgaaGGGGGCACAGATTCACCTGAGCTACCGGAAGGTTTACAATTTCCAGCAACTACAATTGAAGAACTGGATAAGGCCCAAGAAATATTAACTGATGTTAATGCTCAAAAGATTTTG gTTCGTATTCTTGTTGAAAATGGTAGACATGATATTTCTGAATTTATTAAGCGTAACATGACATATCTTATTGGTAATACTTTGGCCAGACAACTAAATATGACTGGCCAAAAAAACAAGCGTGGCTTCATTAAAACTCTTTTGTACAAAGTTCTTTTTG CTTCtgtaaaaaagaatatatctaCAAGGGAGTGTACCAAAAAACAGCTTGAGGAAGTCCTTTCAAAATGGTTTGGTAATTCCCGTGACAGAGGTGAAGGTCGCAGACGACGTTTGGAAATAGGAAATAATACAGacgaaaatttaataaatttttga